One window from the genome of Salvia splendens isolate huo1 chromosome 9, SspV2, whole genome shotgun sequence encodes:
- the LOC121746386 gene encoding L-cysteine desulfhydrase-like gives MAALEDPRPAVNGAAPHVSKKPKLSFITESELRDEFAHHQPGIARLNNGSFGSCPASIIAAQRRWQFRFLRQPDDFFFNQLQPQIIQSRAVIKDLINADHVDEVAIVDNATTAAAIVLQHVGWAFAEGRFQKGDAVVMLHCAFQAVKKSIEAYVTRAGGSVIVVNLPFPVNSNEEIIAEFRKGLARGKANGKKVRLAIIDHITSMPCVVIPARELVRICREEGVERVFVDAAHAIGNIHVDVKDIGADFYVSNLHKWFFCPPSVAFLYCRKSPVSPDLHHPVVSHEYGNGLAIESAWIGTRDYSSQLVIPEVLEFTRRFEGGLEGIRNRNHDKAVEMAQMLAKAWGTNLGSPPEMCPSMAMIGLPSKLGVLTDDDALKLRSHLRDHFLVEVPIHCEVPRDGETRAMDADGCITGYVRISHQVYNTLDEYIRLRDAIIQLAQNGVTWKTIQS, from the coding sequence ATGGCCGCACTCGAAGACCCTCGCCCCGCCGTCAACGGCGCCGCCCCCCACGTATCCAAGAAGCCCAAGCTTTCGTTTATTACGGAATCGGAACTCCGCGACGAATTCGCGCACCACCAGCCCGGAATCGCGCGGCTCAACAACGGCAGTTTCGGGAGCTGCCCCGCCTCCATCATCGCCGCTCAGAGAAGGTGGCAGTTTCGGTTCCTCCGCCAGCCCGACGACTTTTTCTTTAATCAACTACAGCCTCAAATAATTCAATCCCGCGCTGTTATTAAGGATCTCATCAACGCAGACCATGTCGATGAGGTGGCCATCGTCGACAACGCCACCACAGCTGCCGCCATTGTTCTTCAGCACGTCGGCTGGGCATTCGCCGAAGGCCGTTTTCAGAAGGGTGACGCTGTAGTCATGCTCCACTGTGCTTTTCAGGCTGTTAAGAAGTCAATTGAGGCCTATGTTACTAGGGCTGGGGGGTCTGTCATTGTGGTTAACTTGCCTTTTCCCGTCAATTCGAATGAGGAGATCATAGCTGAGTTTCGGAAAGGCTTGGCCAGAGGTAAGGCAAATGGCAAGAAAGTGCGATTGGCGATAATTGATCATATAACCTCAATGCCTTGTGTTGTGATTCCTGCACGCGAGCTCGTTAGGATTTGTAGAGAGGAGGGCGTGGAGCGCGTCTTTGTAGACGCTGCTCATGCCATAGGAAACATTCATGTTGATGTGAAGGATATTGGGGCTGATTTTTATGTCAGCAATTTGCACAAGTGGTTTTTCTGCCCTCCTTCTGTTGCATTTTTGTATTGCCGGAAATCCCCAGTATCACCTGATTTGCACCATCCTGTTGTCTCACATGAATATGGGAACGGTCTAGCTATAGAGAGTGCGTGGATTGGGACACGAGACTACAGCTCTCAGCTGGTTATTCCTGAAGTTTTGGAATTCACTAGACGGTTTGAAGGTGGCCTTGAGGGAATTCGGAATAGAAACCATGATAAGGCGGTGGAAATGGCCCAAATGTTGGCTAAGGCATGGGGCACGAATCTTGGTTCGCCTCCTGAGATGTGTCCGAGCATGGCTATGATTGGGTTGCCTTCTAAATTGGGGGTTTTGACCGATGATGATGCGCTGAAGTTGAGATCACACTTGAGAGACCACTTTCTGGTGGAAGTTCCTATTCATTGTGAGGTGCCAAGAGATGGGGAGACCAGAGCCATGGATGCAGATGGTTGCATAACTGGATATGTCAGGATCTCTCACCAAGTGTACAATACTCTTGATGAATATATCAGATTGAGAGATGCAATTATTCAACTTGCCCAAAATGGAGTGACCTGGAAGACGATTCAAAGCTAA